The Mycobacteriales bacterium genome has a segment encoding these proteins:
- a CDS encoding Gfo/Idh/MocA family oxidoreductase has translation MTPAPMTADRPLKVGLLSFAHVHAAGYASLLRSRPDVALLTADPESALGAPGEVRGRELAEKLDVDYVDDYDELFAWAPDAVVVCSENARHRGLTERAAEAGVHVLCEKPLATTLDDADAMISACTRSGVTLMTAYPVRFHPGFRAMRARLHGGGLGPIRSASGTNNGRIPIAARSWFADPELAGGGSLMDHTVHLADLLDDLLDARAVEVYAQTNRIVHPEVEVETGGLVTVTYDDGTVATIDCSWNRPETFPTWGGLTLTVEGAGGSASFDAFGQAVDGFDDRSGGAVWRSYGTNLDALMMEEFLSSIREGRPARPDGAVGRRTLQIVLAAYASATEGQPVQLPQSA, from the coding sequence GTGACCCCGGCACCGATGACGGCCGACCGACCGCTGAAGGTCGGCCTGTTGTCCTTCGCCCATGTGCATGCCGCAGGCTATGCGTCGCTGCTGCGGTCGCGTCCGGACGTGGCGCTGTTGACCGCCGACCCGGAGTCGGCGCTCGGAGCGCCCGGTGAGGTTCGCGGTCGGGAGTTGGCGGAGAAGCTGGACGTCGACTATGTCGACGACTACGACGAGCTCTTCGCCTGGGCGCCGGACGCAGTGGTGGTGTGCAGCGAGAACGCCCGGCACCGCGGCCTCACCGAGCGGGCCGCGGAGGCCGGAGTTCATGTGCTGTGCGAGAAGCCGCTCGCGACGACGCTGGACGACGCCGACGCCATGATCTCCGCATGCACGCGCTCCGGCGTCACGCTGATGACGGCGTACCCGGTGCGCTTCCACCCGGGGTTCCGGGCCATGCGGGCGCGGCTGCACGGTGGTGGGCTCGGCCCGATCCGCTCCGCGTCGGGCACCAACAACGGGCGGATCCCGATCGCCGCGCGCAGCTGGTTCGCCGACCCGGAGCTGGCCGGCGGCGGCTCGTTGATGGACCACACCGTGCACCTGGCGGATCTGCTCGACGACCTGCTCGACGCCCGCGCGGTGGAGGTCTACGCCCAGACCAACCGGATCGTGCACCCCGAGGTGGAGGTCGAGACCGGCGGGTTGGTCACGGTCACCTACGACGACGGCACGGTGGCGACCATCGACTGCAGCTGGAACCGCCCCGAGACCTTTCCGACCTGGGGAGGTCTGACGCTCACCGTGGAGGGAGCCGGCGGATCGGCGTCCTTCGACGCGTTCGGGCAGGCCGTCGACGGATTCGACGACCGCAGCGGGGGAGCGGTCTGGCGGAGCTACGGCACCAACCTCGACGCCCTGATGATGGAGGAGTTCCTGTCCTCGATCCGTGAGGGGCGCCCGGCCCGGCCCGACGGTGCGGTCGGCCGGCGCACGCTACAAATCGTGCTCGCCGCCTACGCGTCCGCGACCGAGGGCCAGCCGGTCCAGCTACCCCAGTCCGCGTGA
- a CDS encoding Gfo/Idh/MocA family oxidoreductase, which yields MASHDHWQQTGRAPMTAPLRVGVVGAGGIASPHLAAWRRLGAKLAIHSTDGQAPALAARHEATVCRSLDELLAAADVVDVCTPTFTHDEIVIAAARAGRHVICEKPLARTHAKAAAMIEACRSAGVALYPGQVVRFYPAYAAAKRAVDEGGIGTPAVLRFSRRGAGPSRGWFHDVGLSGGIIVDQMIHDIDFARWIAGDVERVFARITGGDPEPTTAYAVLTHESGALTHITGAWGHPRTVFRTSFSLSGSSGLLVDDSTRRPAVTWDLAEPDPQGGGLLPLDAHTESPFLTELREFAGALDGGPPTRVGAEDGLAALDIALAGLESARTGRAVSPKEMTE from the coding sequence ATGGCTTCCCATGACCACTGGCAACAGACAGGACGGGCGCCGATGACGGCCCCGCTACGGGTCGGCGTCGTCGGCGCCGGCGGCATCGCGTCGCCGCACCTTGCCGCCTGGCGGCGGCTCGGCGCGAAACTGGCGATCCACTCGACCGACGGCCAGGCGCCGGCGCTGGCCGCGCGGCACGAGGCGACGGTGTGCCGGAGCCTCGACGAGTTGCTGGCCGCCGCTGATGTGGTGGACGTATGTACGCCGACCTTCACCCACGACGAGATCGTGATCGCCGCGGCCCGGGCCGGCCGGCACGTGATCTGCGAGAAGCCGCTCGCCCGCACCCACGCGAAGGCCGCGGCGATGATCGAGGCCTGCCGCTCGGCCGGCGTGGCGCTCTATCCCGGCCAGGTCGTCCGGTTCTACCCGGCGTACGCCGCCGCCAAGCGGGCCGTCGACGAGGGAGGCATCGGCACGCCCGCCGTACTGCGGTTCTCCCGCCGGGGTGCCGGCCCGAGTCGGGGCTGGTTCCACGACGTCGGCCTGTCCGGCGGGATCATCGTCGACCAGATGATCCACGACATCGACTTCGCCCGGTGGATCGCCGGTGACGTCGAACGGGTCTTCGCCCGGATCACCGGCGGCGATCCCGAGCCGACGACGGCGTACGCCGTCCTGACGCACGAGAGTGGTGCGCTCACCCACATCACCGGCGCCTGGGGTCATCCGCGGACGGTGTTCCGCACCAGCTTCTCGCTGAGCGGGTCCAGTGGCCTGCTCGTAGACGACTCGACCCGGCGTCCGGCGGTGACGTGGGACCTGGCCGAGCCCGACCCGCAGGGCGGTGGGCTGCTGCCGCTCGACGCGCACACCGAGTCGCCGTTCCTCACCGAGCTGCGGGAATTCGCCGGGGCGCTCGACGGCGGGCCGCCGACCCGGGTCGGAGCCGAAGACGGACTGGCCGCGCTCGACATCGCGCTCGCCGGACTGGAATCCGCCCGGACCGGCCGAGCCGTGAGCCCGAAGGAGATGACCGAGTGA